The following proteins come from a genomic window of Plutella xylostella chromosome 22, ilPluXylo3.1, whole genome shotgun sequence:
- the LOC105385586 gene encoding facilitated trehalose transporter Tret1, translated as MSTNIKMQEKGETITALKGSTCSQWLTAILVNGVMFIYGVGAGWGSPMGKVLQGPDTPMDKPITAEELSWCVSIVALTAGFISPFYSMLADKYGRRTALILVSFVQLVAWTMTFFSTTGWHLIVSRAVCGIANAGAYVITPMYIREISEDHIRGSLGSLVSLLQNIGILSMFVMGTYLNYNLTLWIIVPLPLLLMLALFKAPESPSFLAKQGKTKELTATVAYLRGLSKDSAGTQAEVKNLMNGAEYFKSLPDITLYSIVKNRVYRKIIALVVTMLTVQALSGNFAVISYAAIIMAEFKVTINPDLQTMSFPVVMIAGAMVSMTFVERFGRRPLMVTTATTSSLCFVTLGTIMMLQQNGYSVPGWLPGVVIIVSVFSYSSGVAPLPYVVMAESLNFQIRSRVMGYMLCYGWLMSFVQLKTFAPVSMMLGMHSTFFLFAVINIVGAIVSVLFLPETKGKTTEQIEESFRNK; from the exons atgtctaCCAATATCAAAATGCAAGAAAAAGGTGAAACCATAACGGCACTGAAGGGTTCAACATGTTCACAGTGGCTTACAGCAATTCTAG TAAATGGAGTCATGTTCATATATGGGGTGGGGGCCGGGTGGGGTTCCCCCATGGGCAAGGTTCTTCAGGGCCCAGACACGCCGATGGACAAGCCCATCACTGCTGAGGAGCTATCCTGGTGCGTCAGCATCGTGGCTTTAACTGCTGGCTTCATCTCGCCTTTCTACTCTATGTTGGCCGACAAATATGGCAGACGAACCGCTTTGATCCTCGTCAGTTTTGTGCAATTG GTAGCATGGACCATGACATTCTTCTCGACCACTGGATGGCATCTGATCGTATCAAGGGCTGTGTGTGGTATAGCCAATGCTGGCGCTTACGTCATTACCCCAATGTACATCAGAGAAATCAGCGAAGACCACATAAGAGGAAGTTTAGGATCCTTGGTCAGCCTGTTGCAAAATATTGGAATACTGAGCATGTTTGTAATGGGGACGTATCTAAACTACAATTTAACACTTTGGATCATTGTTCCTCTTCCCTTGCTGCTCATGTTGGCATTGTTCAAAGCGCCTGAGTCACCGTCGTTCCTGGCTAAACAAGGGAAGACCAAG GAATTAACTGCAACAGTTGCATACCTGAGAGGTTTGAGCAAAGATAGTGCGGGCACTCAAGCTGAAGTGAAGAACCTAATGAATGGAGCTGAATATTTCAAATCATTGCCCGATATAACGTTATATTCTATAG tgaagaACAGAGTGTACCGTAAAATCATCGCTTTGGTGGTCACCATGTTAACGGTTCAGGCGTTAAGCGGCAATTTTGCCGTGATATCGTATGCTGCCATCATCATGGCGGAATTCAAAGTGACCATCAACCCTGACCTGCAGACCATGAGTTTCCCAGTCGTCATGATAGCTGGCGCCATGGTGTCCATGACATTTGTGGAGAGATTCGGAAGACGG CCGCTGATGGTCACGACAGCGACCACCAGCTCGCTCTGCTTCGTGACCCTGGGCACGATCATGATGCTGCAACAGAACGGCTACTCGGTGCCCGGCTGGCTGCCCGGTGTTGTCATCATCGTGTCGGTGTTCTCTTACTCGTCCGGAGTGGCGCCTCTGCCCTATGTGGTTATGGCGGAAAGTCTCAACTTTCAG ATACGATCCAGGGTGATGGGCTACATGCTCTGCTACGGGTGGTTGATGTCCTTCGTCCAGCTGAAGACCTTCGCTCCGGTGTCCATGATGCTAGGAATGCATTCTACGTTCTTCCTCTTCGCGGTCATTAACATCGTGGGGGCTATTGTCAGTGTGCTGTTCCTTCCAGAAACCAAGGGCAAGACCACGGAACAAATTGAAGAGTCTTTTAGAAATAAATGA
- the LOC125490284 gene encoding proline-rich receptor-like protein kinase PERK9, with protein sequence MSSTSSPKNKEKQVRGPAPPGSRSEDRTLGAPKQPRSGPRVHSCSPQPVPSSPESEDEKSESSPPSNPSGMLEDATGSAPPGTPAAERPRRRGDTSADTEAPRGPAAERPRHRASGAYPEAPGSPASEGDRQADEDGDDSAAEPSRTPPPASTLTKPPRAETRSEYDSPKPSPETAPSGTPNASPNSWATASSDKTPLRLTPLIADHYPKETKKKQNSTKVQTGSFDV encoded by the coding sequence ATGTCCAGCACGTCATCACCAAAGAACAAAGAAAAGCAGGTCAGAGGCCCCGCTCCGCCCGGAAGCCGCTCCGAAGACCGAACCCTCGGAGCACCAAAGCAGCCGAGATCCGGCCCCCGGGTCCACTCCTGCTCCCCCCAACCAGTCCCATCCTCACCCGAATCCGAAGACGAGAAATCCGAAAGCTCACCCCCATCCAACCCATCCGGCATGCTAGAGGATGCAACCGGCTCCGCGCCACCCGGCACTCCCGCAGCCGAGCGGCCCCGACGCCGGGGAGACACCAGTGCAGACACCGAAGCACCCCGAGGTCCTGCAGCCGAAAGACCTCGACACAGAGCCTCCGGTGCCTATCCCGAAGCGCCCGGAAGTCCAGCAAGTGAAGGAGACCGACAAGCCGATGAGGACGGAGACGACAGCGCCGCCGAACCAAGCAGAACGCCACCACCTGCAAGCACCCTCACCAAACCACCCCGGGCAGAAACCCGTTCCGAATACGACTCCCCCAAACCATCCCCAGAAACCGCACCATCCGGAACACCAAACGCGTCCCCCAACTCATGGGCAACAGCATCATCCGACAAGACCCCACTCCGCCTCACTCCACTCATTGCAGATCACTATCCAaaagaaacaaagaaaaaacaaaactccACCAAAGTTCAAACCGGCAGT